Proteins encoded in a region of the Scrofimicrobium sp. R131 genome:
- a CDS encoding TrkA family potassium uptake protein, translated as MSPRRRTSGTLVIGLGRFGEAVAASLDRLDKEILAIEKDMSLVQHFTGLIPIVQADASDMEALEQAGAAEFSAAVVGVGSALEASVLITANLVDLGVPSIWAKATSREHGRILKRIGAHHVIYPEFDAGRRAAHLVGGDLLDYIEMDQEELAIAKMRPPRELEGFTLAESQVETRYHVRVLGVISQGESFRYADSQTLVEDSDILIVSGSTAAIGNFSERPR; from the coding sequence GGTTTGGGTCGTTTTGGCGAGGCGGTGGCCGCCTCCCTGGACCGCCTCGACAAGGAAATCCTGGCCATCGAAAAGGACATGAGCCTGGTCCAGCACTTTACCGGTTTGATTCCGATCGTCCAGGCCGACGCCTCTGACATGGAAGCCCTGGAGCAGGCGGGGGCAGCGGAATTTTCTGCCGCCGTCGTCGGGGTCGGCTCCGCCCTGGAAGCTTCGGTGCTGATCACCGCGAACCTGGTGGACCTGGGGGTGCCCTCCATTTGGGCCAAGGCCACCTCGCGGGAGCACGGGCGGATCCTGAAGCGGATCGGCGCCCACCACGTGATCTACCCGGAGTTCGACGCGGGTCGACGAGCCGCCCACCTGGTCGGTGGGGACCTGCTGGACTACATCGAGATGGATCAGGAAGAGCTGGCCATCGCCAAAATGCGGCCCCCGCGCGAGCTCGAAGGGTTCACCCTGGCCGAGTCGCAGGTGGAGACCCGCTACCACGTGCGCGTGCTCGGCGTGATTAGCCAGGGGGAGTCCTTCCGCTACGCCGATTCCCAGACGCTGGTGGAGGACTCGGACATTCTGATCGTCTCGGGTTCAACCGCCGCCATCGGCAACTTCTCCGAACGTCCCCGCTAG